A stretch of DNA from Ricinus communis isolate WT05 ecotype wild-type chromosome 4, ASM1957865v1, whole genome shotgun sequence:
CTAAAGTTGATGCAATGGATTTGGATCTCAGTTCCATGGCTTCTGTCAGGAAATTTGCCTTGAATTTCAACTCCTCTGGTCTTCCACTTAACATACTTATGTAAGAATTTGTTTTTTTCAAGTATAATAGCTCCATGCATATTCCTTttcttgttgtgtttgaagcTGGTGTTTGTGTTTATTAAGGAACTGCAAGTTCTTACTCTACTTTTTTTCTCCAAGTAATAATGCAGGTGTGGCAACTGGAAAGTTCATGCTTTCTAAAGACAACGTAGAACAACATTTTGCTACAAATCACTTAGGTATTTATGAGCATGTCATGTTCAAATTAGAATTTCCTTATAAATTGTTTAACAgatgcttctttttcttgtctGAAACTACAATTGGTAAGATCAAATTTCCAAAGCAGCACACTTCTCAACGAGGCAACTCAAGTTTGGGAATGCAATTTTTGTCTTGCTTttgaattagaaaaagaaaatatgaaggAAGAGAAGTGATTGACTCATTGCTTCTCATTGAAATTGAGAATTTATATAAGCTTAAGCTCTCAAATTAGTGGAATATTGTGTATTCCATTGGCTCAATGGGAATGGCACGGTGTTCTTTATTTGTCTGCaggtcattttcttttgacaaaTCTGTTGTTGGAGACAATGAAAAGAACAGCTAGAAAGAGTGGAAGGGTAGGAAGAATCATAAATGTCTCTTCAGAAGGTCACCGTGTCTCATATCATGGAGGAATTCGATTTGATAATATCAATGATCCTTCAGGGTAAGATACTATAACCACAATTTCGGAATCATGTTATCAGTTACTAATGTTTAGATAAAACATGCAATGCTATGGTTGTTGTATTTGTATTTGTGATCTGAATCTGATAGTGTGATACAGGTACAGCAGATATTTCGCTTACTGCCAATCAAAGCTTGCTAATGTTCTGCATGCTAATGAGCTTGCAAGACGTTTGAAGGTATATTGATCACTTAACTTCGTCTACTTTCGTCAATGAAGTTATTTCTTATCTGTTTATATCGCATGTATCTTGGAGTCATCATACTCGTGTTATTTGACTGAGCAGGAGGATGGGGCAAACGTAACTGCAAATTCACTTCATCCTGGAATGATTCCCACCAATCTTTTTTCCTCAAGCAGCATTCTCAGTAATAGTGTTGCAGCAGGTAATCATGGATGACTCTTCTGACTTGAAATTCTTGTTGGAGTTTGATTACCGTTATTCGACCCAATTTGGTCTGCAACATCAATGATATCACGTAGGCTCAAGGAGTTTGAAACTGTCATCCCTTCACTATTTTGGTCATATTGCTTTGTTTCAGGAATTTGTTTTGGTAGATGGCTTGTACTTATACACCTTGGTTTGATGCAGGACTATTTAAGATGCTTTCCGGAGTTGTGCTTAAAAATGTGCAGCAGGTAAGCCATTTTCTATTGGATTATGAATACCTCGGATTTCAAAGTTTTGAACCATTTACTCTTATTCATGGAGAACAATGACCATTTTGTGCTCCCAAACTTGCTGTCACTTGTAAAACTTTAATGACGTTTTCTAAAAGCCTATAGAGCAcgaataagaaaacaatctgCACTTGTAATCCAAAGATTTCAGCTTCAGATGGAGGCCGTGTTAGTTCTATCTGACGTTAATGTAGAAGCATTTGTTTTGTTGTCTTTCCTAATCTGATAACAAGGGAGCAGCAACAACATGTTATGCGGCGTTGCATCCGGAGGTGGAGAGGATAAGTGGCGCATATTTTGTGAACAGCAGCTTAGGCCAAGCAAGTTCAATGGCCAGGGATGTGAATTTGGCTAAGAAACTCTGGGATTTCAGCATGGATATAATCAATAGATGATGTATCTATTATCACTCTTACTATTATTGCagtagaaacaaaaaaaaaaaatctaaccCTACACATGTATCTCTGTGTTTTATGATGGATATTTAGTTTCTCTGTGTATAGCGATTGAACTCGATGATGTTTATGCTACTTTCCCAATACATAATCACAATGGAaaatctctcttttttctagCAAACCTTAGCTTTGATTAGATTGGGGGTGATACATTTAATGGTTTGGGAAAAATGAGAACGTGTAtgccttttgcttttttttttttttttgcgcACAATTACATTCTAAAACTACTGTTGATCTCTGGTAAACATCATGCAGAATCTGTCCAAATGGTGGAGTTTTCTTCACCACAATATCACTCGAATAGGAAAGAGATGAAATTAATGTAACAGAACCAATCCCCAAAAGAGACATAACCCAGCTCGAGCCATGTAAGATCACCATCACACCTGACATAGACAAATCGTATCATAGATTCTACGACCCTTTGTCGGAATTCTAGTTAAAACCCACATTATGCAGCTGAAACTCacttttatcaaaaaatttcagACGAATCATATTTGCCAAGTAGGGTTGTGTTAGAATACCCCACACACACGTGACGCAATGACAATGCTAACACAGCTTAGATACCCACCATGTCATCAACTGAAGACGTAACGTCATATCAGGTGCCACATTATATCATAAATCTGCCAGCTGAGTAATCAGAAAAATCCAGCTGgatgtagaaaaatatgaacctgatagagcaaaatcacagctaataatttgagaaaataaagataaagaaagacaaaatacacaatagaacacacaaatatacgtggaaaacccctaaacaaattagggtaaaaaccacgggcaatgatagaagaattttactataagaaaaaaataataggagttacaaactctctatttataaaggagaaaacattaaaattctctctttataataggagaaaaataattgtttaactctctaatatttttctcttattttgggATACTTTAATAACAAGGTGaggcctctattatataggcttggaaAGTACCTCCAcattgttaacttagcaatgtgggagaaaATGCTCCTCAAATATCAACAATCTCCCACttgaagatttgattgaggATCAATCGGATCTTCACACCGCTCTTCTTCCCTTGCCTTTCCATACGCTTATACTTTTATCGGGGCCACTAGAGGATTGACACCAAATAAATTTGTCGGTTAACATTGCCTAATACCGTCAAAAAAATCGCAAGGTTGTCTTTAGTATGAATTTTCCGCATATCCACGTTGCCCTCTTCCACTTTTTCACGAACGAGTGATCTTGGACTCGTATGtgctttgactttgaatgaaAAGTTTGGATTCCTTCGCGAGATGCAAGGCACTCATTATCCGCGAGCAGGAATATGCTCTTGTTCGTGCCCGAGTTCctccatcatcattttcaaccaTACCGCTTCCTTACTAGCTTGTGTAGGCTGCTACATATTCGCCTTGTTGTTGATGTCGCCACAACCTGTTCGTAGTTTTGATACCCGACTCCGGCTACCGCCGATAAGTGTGAACACATACCCTGTAGTAGATTTGCTTTTATCAAGATCACTGCATAATCCGAGTCAACATATCCTCCCGATAATAAAGTCCGATCCTCCATAACATAATGCAACATCCGAGGTTCCCTTAACATATCTTAGAATCCTCTTTATGACATTCCAATGCTCTCTGCGAGTCGCCATGTCTGGAGCTTACTACTCCCACTGCATGTGCAATGTCCGGTCGGTGTACAAATCATCGCGAACATTAAACTCCCCACTCGATGCATACGATTTTCGAGACAtttccatccttccttcttcactTGCTAGGACTCATCTTGGAGGATAATTTGAAACTAACAGGAAGTGGGGTAGAAATTGACTTACAATCTTGCATATTGAAGCGTCGCAAGaccttcttcaaataatttttctgagaAAGCTAAATCTTCCTATTGTTTCTGTCTCGGTGAATTTGCATCCCTAGAATCTTGTTTGTTGGTCCCAAgtccttcatttcaaattccctAGCCAACTGTGCCTTTAGTTCTTCAATATGATCTTTGTTGGGGCCTGctaccaacatgtcatctacatacaACAGTAAGATAACAAAATCACTTTTACCAAACCTCTTGAAATATGCACAAGGGTCTGCATTAAGTCTGTTGTATCCAAGGCTCATGATGAAGGAATCAAATCTCTTATACCAACACCCCGACGCCTGCTTTAAACCGTATAGAGATTTGTTCAACCTACAAACCAAGTTccgctttcctttttcttcaaaaccttctggctggagcatataaatttcttccttaagATCTCCATGGAGAAAAGCTGTTTTCACATCTAGCTGCTCTAGATGTAAGTCAAATGTAGCACACATCGCCAAGACTACTCGAACAGTTGTTAATCGAACCACAGGGGAAAATATTTCGTTGAAGTCAATCCCCTTCTTCTGAGCATATCCTTTCACCACCATTCTTGCACGAAACCGCTCCACTTGATCAtcactatttcttttgatcttaaaGACCCATTTGTTGCCAATGGCCTTTCTTCCCTTGTGGTAGTGGCACAAGCTCCCAAGTCTTGTTCTTATGTAGAGCTTCCATCTCTTCTTGCATTCGCCATCCAACGAGATGCATCTGAACTGCTCATTGCTTCTTGGAGAGTTGATGGCTCTCCTTCCTCAATTAGAAGACAATATGCGACATTGCTGCCTATATCATAATCTTTATGCCAGGTTGGTGTAAATTTTATACGTTTTCCCTTTCCAAGTTCTGACTCTTCAACTTGGTACCGACTCTTCAAACTCGACTGGTTCTTCCTCTTCGTGCTCTGGTGCTACTTCagaagaatcttcttctgtaGACTTTCTTTCCACCTGTATAGTTGTAGtctctgaattttcttttgaagtgctATCATCTTCTCCCTTCAATTTATCTTCTAGGAAGATTACATCCCTGCTGATTATAACCTTGTGGGCAGTGGGATCCCACAGGCGATACCCCTTCACACCATCAGCATATCCCAAGAACAAATACTTCCTGGATTTTGGATCCAGCTTTGTAGTTTCTTGGATATTATACATCACATACACAGGACTTCCAAATATATGGAGGTTTGAATAATCAACTGGCTTCCCAGTCCACATCTCCATCGGTGTCTTTTGATCAATTGTTGTAGATGGAGACCGGTTAATCACATAACAGGCGGTGTTAACTGCCTCAGCCCAGAATGCCTTATTTAGGCCTGCAGCTCCCAACAATGCTCTAGTTCTTTCTAACAGAGTTCTGTTCATCCGCTCTGCcactccattttgttgaggAGTGTATGCCGTAGTGAACTGTCTCTTGATGCCTTCTTGCTTGCAAAACTATTAAATTCATGACCTGTGTATTCTCCTCCATTATCTGTCCTTAAACACTTGATCTTCTTGACTGAATCAAGTTCAACCCGCGCTTTgtaagttttgaaaattaCAAATACATCTCCCTTGCTCTTGATTGGATACACCCAACATCTCCTTGAGTAATCATCGATGAAGGACACAAAGTACTTAGCTCCTCCTAGTGATGAAAACGGTGCTTGCCATACATCAGAGTGAACTAATTCTAGAACATCATTGCTTCTAGAATTGGATGTATTAATCGTCGATCTTTCTTGCTTGTTATGCAATGCTCACAAAAGGGTAATGACACCTTTGTGAGACCAAGAAGTAGATTTTTCTCAGCAAGAATCTTCATGCCTTGTTCAGACATATGTCCAAGCTTCTGATGCCATACCATTGCATATCTCTCGCTTGAACTACTTGAAGCAACAGATGCTTCTGCTTCGTACGCTCTCCCAAAACATATACAAATTAGCAGcaattttttctcctttcataaTTACAAGCGCTCCTCGGCTAATCTTCATGATTCCTTTCTGAACTTTGATAATGCAATTAAGATCATCCAGCTGTCCCAGAGATAACAAATTCTTCTTCAGACCTTCCACATGTCGCACTCCTTGAATAGTGCGGACTGTACCGTCATGCATCTTCAACCTGATAGTTCCAATGCCTATAATCTTTAAGGCATTATCTTCACAACTATACACAGATCCTCCTAAGATAGGTTCATAATGATGGAACCACTCTCTTGAGAGGTCATGTGATAAGTTGCTCCCCGAGTCAAGAAGCCATACATCAGCAAATCTCTTTCTGCTTTCAGTTGATATTGCTGCTTCACAGCATAATACATTTCCATCATCCGAAGTGCATGCCACATTCCCTTGAGGATTGGAATTCTTTAAACTCCAACAATCCTTCTTCAAGTGACCTTTCTTACCACAATTGtagcatttataattcttcttactctttgattttgatctaCCATGATTGTGACTCCCACTTGGACCACGTTCTGTTGATCTCCCTTTCATCACCATTAAGGCTTCCACTTGTTGTGAACTTGCCTGCTTGTCTTCCTTGTTTCTTCAccgattttcttcttcaagaatagCGGCTGCTATATCATCAAAGACTAGAATTTGGTATGACATTATTTGTCAAACTGATGATGAGTTGATCATACGAATCGGGTAGACTTTGGAGTAGAAGTTCGCACGTTCTTGTGACTCTATTTTATAGCCCAACGATGTGAGTTGAGAAAATAGAGTATTCAAGACATTAAGATGCTCACATCAAGTAGATTCCGACATTCTTAAGGTGTAAAGTTTCCTCTTAAGGAAAATTTTGTTGTATAATGACTTAGTCTCGTATACCAGTGAGGTGGTCCCAAATCTCCtttcgttttcttttcttctatcttGGACAAGATCCCATCTGCAAGTGCTAGATGAAGGTTTGCAATAGCATTCCCATCCATCTCGTTCCACTTATTATCATCTGTGAGTGTTGTCGGTCGTTCACTGATAGCCGCaagacaattgtcttttctcaatacagcctttatctttaatttccacAGTGAGAAATTACTCCCGTTGAACttttcaatctcaaattttGCCGCCATTGCTTCTATCACAAACGGTGCGTTTTAACTTGTAAAATGAACCGCGGTGAATGAACACAACTCACTAGGTAAGTTCCGGGAAAGGCGGAGGGTCACAAGCGGACCTCTTAAATACCAATCTCCTTGAAGCGAACCTTCCTAGATtgtaagtattcttactactCCACACAAGCTCTTTTGCACCAAAGAAAACCTCAAACTCCTGTGAAAGATCAGGTTGAGCTGCAATCACAAAATTTTAAGGAATTTCTTACCAACCAGGTGCTCTAATACcaattgtagaaaaatatgaacctgatagagcaaaatcacagctaataatttgagaaaataaagataaagaaagacaaaatacacaatagaacacacagatatacgtggaaaacccctaaacaaattagggtaaaaaccacgggcaatgatagaagaattttactataagaaaaaataataggagttacaaactctctatttataaaagagaaaacattaaaattctctctttataataggagaaaaataattgcttaactctctaatatttttcttttattttaggatACTTTAATAACAATGTGAgacttttattatataggcttggaaAGTACCTCCACATTGTTAATttagcaatgtgggagaaaATGCTCATCAAATATCAACACTGGATGTGTGTGGACAGCTGGTATTAAGCCATGTTATCAGAAATCCGCCAGCAAGCGTGGAGTTTCTGCCACGTATATAGGTGTTCAAAATGCCAGCTAAGCCACGTCATTAGAACTGCCAGATAAATACTAACGTTCATAAAGTTCTGCGTGTTGACAACGTTGGCTGCAGCTCTCTCATCTCTCTAACAAACGACCAAAAGCCATCAGCTCGCACTCGGAGCAATAAAGAGACCGGCGAAGACATCTAAAATGGTGCCTCTTTACCTTAATTCGTGGGTTTCAGAATCATAACCTGTACATTGATGTGTACTTTTATCGTTCTGGGTAGTCTGCTGTTGGTGCCACTATCAGAATTTCATGCTTAGTTATGTATGTTACAAGTAACtgtattttttgttttcttgaatTTGCTTCAATTTCAACTGAGATTCTTCTTATgacagaaataaataaacgAAGTATCCCAATCTATTGATTGATTCAGTTCTTTATGACAATACAATTGCCTTCAGTGAGGCCCTAGGTTGTGCTTGAGATTTATGTTTGGCCAGCCAATCTGATtgaaacatttttctttttcaagtgcCTAAACAGAAAGCTGATTTGGGAGTTTATAGGTTGGGGATTATTTCATATTGTTTCTGAGAAAGACTTTAAAGACAATGGAGGTGGTTTAGGTATGTGAGTAGGAGGAGTAAGTTGTTGAATATAAGCGTAGCCGTTCATGTATGCGCAAACAGGCTTGTCATCTACCTACATAATCATTTTTGACTTTGCGACGTGAGGTGGAGCTCAAACTATTTTATTCTCAGATGCATTTTTCACTCGTTACTATTGGCTCCGAAACGGCGTTTGGGCTTGCATTGCGCGGGTGATCATGGAATTGTTGGAGTCAGGAATACGAAATTGATGTTTATAATTGTACGGTTCTTTGTCAATAATGTCTATAAGATTTAGATTATCTGTAAACAGCTGCACTGCAGGTTTACATACTGTTGCTGGCACAAAACAAAGAGTCAGGTGGCATATTATGGACCCATTTGTcaatgtttttctattttttaatttaattgttacATGTTCAGTGTTAActgttatatatatgtattctAGAAAGCGGAAAGGAATGTCAAATTACAGATGACGTGacgtcaaaaataattaatcgcTGCCAATTTTGCATGACATAGACAGGAGATGGGATAGAGGTAACTATATCAACCCCTTTCGTTACCAACCCATTATCATTGGTATCTGCATATATTTTCACAGTGGCTGTGCTTCACATTGCGTTGGTTTATTCAGAAAGCACCATGTGGATGCGGGCAAGCAATCTTATTGCATGAGTTGTAATTCTACCTCTCCATTTTAAACTATGAACAACGGGAAAAAGAATTGAACTCCTTTGCCCCAACCCCTCTCCTTCAGGGCACAGAGAAGGGTGCTGTGGAAACAAGAAGCAGAATTTCTTTCAAGAATTATTGATATACATACCCTGATTTTGAGATGATAACTTGACAGAATTCTTCTCTTTAAGATTAACCTTTTTTCTCagtattcttcttttttaagctgtatttctttattcttcttttttccttcttttgcatGATGCATTTGTTGAAAAGTGAAACCTAGGCTTTTAGGTTAATTCATTCTAGTTTGCTGCAGGTCTCATTGGTCTTCTTGGTAAATATGTGATAGAAATGGTTCAGCAAGTAGCCATTTCACTAAGTTTCTAGCTATACCTGTTCCTGGTATGACTCATGCATATGCTCGCTCGCTCGCTCGCATGCTTCGATGTGTATTTGCATTCAAAGTTGCACCCATGCACAGGATTTTGCGCGAGTTCATTCAGCTGTTTGAAAGAATTTGCTGGTTTCAATATTGAGTTGTCTTTTTCGTTTTCATCTTTTCCCCACAGGGAATTCACAGTGGTATCAAATTTAATACTGGAATGATTTCCTGTAAATTACAATATTAGTGTCACTAAGGTTTTGGCATACATCGTCGATTTTGCAGACAGTAACATAACTGAAGCAAGCTCACAAGCTACTGATGCCAAGTTGGAGAGGAAACTATGGGATTT
This window harbors:
- the LOC8280993 gene encoding short-chain dehydrogenase TIC 32, chloroplastic; this encodes MWWSFSKKEKPAFSASSTAEEVTQGIDGSGLTAVVTGATSGIGTETARVLALRGVHVIMGVRNIVAAGDVKAAIIKEIPTAKVDAMDLDLSSMASVRKFALNFNSSGLPLNILINNAGVATGKFMLSKDNVEQHFATNHLGHFLLTNLLLETMKRTARKSGRVGRIINVSSEGHRVSYHGGIRFDNINDPSGYSRYFAYCQSKLANVLHANELARRLKEDGANVTANSLHPGMIPTNLFSSSSILSNSVAAGLFKMLSGVVLKNVQQGAATTCYAALHPEVERISGAYFVNSSLGQASSMARDVNLAKKLWDFSMDIINR